A genomic window from Klebsiella quasipneumoniae subsp. quasipneumoniae includes:
- the lolB gene encoding lipoprotein insertase outer membrane protein LolB, with translation MNRLFRLLPLASLVLTACSVHTPEGPGKSPDSPQWRQHQQAVRSLNQFQTRGAFAYLSDEQKVYARFFWQQTGQDRYRLLLTNPLGSTELSLTAQPGSVQLIDNKGQTYTATDAEEMIGRLTGMPIPLNSLRQWIIGLPGDATDYSLDDRYRLRELNYTQNGKTWHVTYGGYTSDTQPALPSNVELNNGAQRIKLKMDNWIVK, from the coding sequence ATGAATCGACTGTTCCGCCTGCTGCCGCTGGCCAGCCTCGTCCTGACCGCTTGTTCTGTTCATACCCCCGAGGGGCCTGGCAAAAGCCCGGATTCGCCGCAGTGGCGCCAGCACCAGCAGGCTGTCCGCAGCCTCAACCAGTTCCAGACCCGCGGGGCGTTTGCCTATCTCTCCGATGAGCAAAAAGTCTATGCCCGCTTCTTCTGGCAGCAGACCGGCCAGGACCGCTATCGCCTGCTGTTGACCAACCCGCTGGGCAGCACCGAGCTGTCGCTGACCGCGCAGCCTGGCAGCGTGCAGTTGATCGACAACAAAGGCCAGACCTACACCGCCACCGATGCCGAAGAGATGATTGGCCGCCTGACCGGGATGCCGATCCCGCTGAACAGCCTGCGCCAGTGGATCATCGGCCTGCCGGGCGACGCCACCGACTATTCGCTGGACGATCGGTACCGTCTGCGTGAACTGAACTACACGCAAAACGGCAAAACCTGGCACGTCACCTACGGCGGCTACACCAGCGATACCCAGCCCGCCCTGCCGTCTAATGTCGAGCTGAACAATGGCGCCCAGCGCATCAAGCTGAAGATGGATAACTGGATCGTGAAATGA
- the hemA gene encoding glutamyl-tRNA reductase, whose amino-acid sequence MTLLALGINHKTAPVALRERVAFSPETLDKALESLLAQPMVQGGVVLSTCNRTELYLSVEEQDNLQEALIRWLCDYHGLNEEDLRKSLYWHQDNDAVSHLMRVASGLDSLVLGEPQILGQVKKAFADSSRGHLNVSELERMFQKSFSVAKRVRTETDIGASAVSVAFAACTLARQIFESLSSVTVLLVGAGETIELVARHLREHHVRKMVIANRTRERAQALAEEVGAEVIALSDIDERLKEADIIISSTASPLPIIGKGMVERALKARRNQPMLLVDIAVPRDVEPEVGKLANAYLYSVDDLQNIIQHNLAQRKAAAVQAESIVEQETSEFMAWLRAQSASETIREYRSQSEQVREELTAKALAALEQGGDAQEIMQDLARKLTNRLIHAPTKSLQQAARDGDDERLHILRNSLGLE is encoded by the coding sequence ATGACCCTTTTAGCTCTTGGCATCAATCACAAAACAGCTCCGGTCGCCCTGCGAGAACGCGTTGCGTTTTCGCCGGAAACGCTCGATAAGGCGCTGGAGAGCTTGCTGGCTCAGCCGATGGTGCAGGGTGGGGTGGTGCTGTCGACCTGCAACCGCACGGAACTCTATCTCAGCGTCGAAGAGCAGGATAACCTGCAGGAAGCGCTGATCCGCTGGCTGTGCGATTACCACGGCCTCAATGAAGAAGACCTGCGTAAAAGCCTCTACTGGCACCAGGATAACGACGCCGTCAGCCATCTGATGCGCGTCGCCAGCGGCCTTGATTCGCTGGTGCTGGGCGAACCGCAGATCCTCGGTCAGGTGAAAAAAGCCTTCGCCGATTCCAGCCGCGGTCATCTTAACGTCAGCGAACTGGAGCGGATGTTCCAGAAATCGTTCTCGGTGGCCAAGCGCGTGCGTACTGAAACCGATATCGGCGCCAGCGCCGTTTCCGTCGCGTTCGCCGCCTGTACCCTGGCGCGGCAAATCTTTGAATCCCTGTCGAGCGTGACGGTGCTGCTGGTCGGCGCCGGTGAAACCATCGAACTGGTGGCGCGCCATCTTCGCGAACATCACGTGCGCAAAATGGTGATCGCCAACCGCACTCGTGAACGCGCCCAGGCGCTGGCGGAAGAAGTGGGCGCCGAGGTGATTGCCCTCAGCGATATCGACGAACGGCTGAAAGAGGCCGACATCATTATCAGCTCCACCGCCAGCCCGCTGCCGATCATCGGCAAAGGCATGGTGGAACGTGCGCTCAAGGCGCGGCGCAACCAGCCGATGCTGCTGGTGGATATCGCCGTCCCGCGCGACGTCGAACCGGAGGTCGGCAAACTGGCTAACGCTTACCTCTACAGCGTCGACGATCTGCAAAACATCATTCAGCATAACCTGGCGCAGCGTAAGGCCGCGGCGGTGCAGGCGGAATCGATCGTCGAGCAGGAGACCAGCGAATTTATGGCCTGGCTGCGCGCGCAGAGCGCCAGCGAGACCATTCGCGAATACCGTTCTCAGTCCGAGCAGGTCCGTGAGGAGCTGACGGCGAAGGCGCTGGCCGCGCTGGAGCAGGGCGGTGATGCCCAGGAAATTATGCAGGATCTGGCGCGTAAGCTCACCAACCGCCTGATCCACGCGCCAACCAAATCACTTCAGCAGGCCGCCCGTGACGGGGACGACGAACGCCTGCATATTCTGCGCAACAGCCTCGGGCTGGAATAG
- the prfA gene encoding peptide chain release factor 1, whose translation MKSSIVAKLEALYERHEEVQALLGDAATIADQDKFRALSREYAQLSDVARCYTDWRQVQEDIETAQMMLDDPEMREMAQEELRDAKDKGEQLEQQLQVLLLPKDPDDERNAFVEVRAGTGGDEAALFAGDLFRMYTRYAESRRWQVEILSANEGEHGGFKEVIAKISGDGVYGRLKFESGGHRVQRVPATESQGRIHTSACTVAVMPELPEAEMPDINPADLRIDTFRSSGAGGQHVNTTDSAIRITHLPTGIVVECQDERSQHKNKAKALSVLGARIRAAEVAKRQQEEASTRRNLLGSGDRSDRNRTYNFPQGRVTDHRINLTLYRLDEAMEGKLDMLIEPIVQEHQADQLAALSEQE comes from the coding sequence ATGAAGTCTTCTATTGTTGCCAAACTGGAAGCGTTGTACGAGCGCCACGAAGAAGTGCAGGCGCTGCTCGGCGATGCCGCGACGATTGCCGATCAGGATAAATTCCGCGCGCTGTCGCGGGAGTATGCTCAACTAAGCGATGTGGCGCGCTGCTATACCGACTGGCGTCAGGTGCAGGAGGATATTGAAACCGCGCAGATGATGCTCGACGATCCGGAAATGCGCGAAATGGCGCAGGAAGAGCTGCGCGACGCCAAAGATAAAGGCGAACAGCTGGAGCAACAGCTACAGGTCCTGCTCCTGCCGAAAGATCCTGATGACGAGCGTAATGCCTTCGTGGAAGTGCGCGCCGGGACCGGCGGCGACGAAGCGGCGCTGTTTGCCGGCGATCTGTTCCGCATGTACACCCGTTACGCGGAATCGCGCCGCTGGCAGGTGGAGATCCTCAGCGCCAACGAAGGTGAACACGGCGGCTTTAAAGAGGTGATCGCCAAGATCAGCGGCGACGGCGTTTATGGCCGGCTCAAATTTGAATCCGGCGGCCATCGCGTGCAGCGCGTGCCGGCCACCGAGTCGCAGGGGCGTATCCACACCTCCGCCTGTACGGTGGCGGTGATGCCGGAGCTGCCGGAGGCGGAAATGCCGGATATCAACCCGGCGGATCTGCGCATCGATACGTTCCGTTCCTCCGGCGCGGGCGGTCAGCACGTTAACACCACCGACTCGGCGATCCGTATTACCCACCTGCCCACCGGCATCGTGGTGGAGTGTCAGGACGAACGTTCCCAGCATAAAAACAAAGCCAAGGCGCTGTCGGTGCTGGGGGCGCGGATCCGCGCCGCCGAAGTGGCCAAGCGTCAGCAGGAGGAAGCCTCCACGCGCCGCAACCTGCTGGGCAGCGGCGACCGCAGCGATCGCAACCGTACCTACAACTTCCCGCAGGGCCGCGTGACCGACCACCGCATCAACCTGACCCTTTACCGTCTCGATGAGGCGATGGAGGGCAAACTCGACATGCTGATTGAGCCGATAGTCCAGGAACACCAGGCCGATCAGCTGGCGGCGCTGTCCGAGCAGGAATGA
- the prmC gene encoding peptide chain release factor N(5)-glutamine methyltransferase — MTFQAWLQQAIARLAESDSPRRDAEILLGHVTGRARTWILAFGETTLSADEATTLEALLQRRQRGEPIAHLVGQREFWSLPLFVSPATLIPRPDTECLVEQALARMPVAACRILDLGTGTGAIALALASERPDCEVIAVDVMPDAVALALRNAAHLGIANVTIRQSDWFSALAGQRFAMIVSNPPYIDAADPHLAEGDVRFEPLTALVAGDQGLADLAQIIREGRQYLQPGGWMLLEHGWTQGEAVRALFREAGYLDVATCRDYGDNERLTLGRLPDMENVG, encoded by the coding sequence ATGACCTTTCAGGCCTGGCTGCAGCAGGCAATCGCCCGCCTGGCGGAGAGCGACAGTCCGCGACGCGACGCCGAGATCCTGCTAGGACACGTCACCGGTCGGGCGCGCACCTGGATCCTGGCCTTCGGCGAAACGACGCTGTCCGCCGACGAGGCGACGACGCTGGAGGCGCTCCTGCAGCGACGCCAGCGCGGGGAGCCCATCGCCCATCTGGTCGGGCAGCGGGAGTTCTGGTCGCTGCCGCTGTTTGTCTCCCCGGCGACGCTGATCCCCCGCCCGGATACCGAATGTCTGGTGGAGCAGGCGCTGGCGCGTATGCCCGTCGCGGCGTGCCGTATTCTCGACCTCGGCACCGGGACCGGCGCCATTGCCCTGGCGCTGGCCAGCGAACGTCCTGACTGTGAAGTGATCGCGGTGGACGTGATGCCGGACGCCGTGGCGCTGGCGTTGCGTAATGCCGCCCATCTGGGCATTGCTAACGTGACGATACGGCAAAGCGACTGGTTCAGTGCGCTGGCCGGGCAGCGCTTCGCCATGATCGTCAGCAATCCCCCCTATATCGACGCCGCCGACCCGCATCTTGCCGAAGGCGATGTGCGTTTTGAGCCGTTGACGGCGCTGGTGGCAGGCGACCAGGGGCTGGCCGATCTGGCGCAGATTATCCGCGAGGGGCGGCAGTATCTGCAGCCCGGCGGCTGGATGCTGCTGGAGCATGGCTGGACCCAGGGCGAAGCGGTACGCGCCCTGTTTCGCGAGGCGGGCTATCTGGATGTCGCGACCTGCCGCGACTATGGCGACAATGAGCGTCTGACCCTCGGACGTTTACCCGACATGGAGAACGTTGGCTGA
- the sirB2 gene encoding invasion regulator SirB2, whose product MNLFTAVLYLHIASVVVSVGLFVLRYWWMYHQSPLLNQRWVRIAPHCSDTLLFLSGAGLMAITHYLPFTEDGAWLTEKLFGVIIYIALGFIALGRRRPRSQQSRFIAFLLALVVLFIIIQLAITRIPILG is encoded by the coding sequence ATGAACTTATTCACGGCTGTCCTCTACCTGCACATCGCCAGCGTGGTGGTGTCGGTAGGATTGTTCGTTTTACGTTACTGGTGGATGTATCACCAGAGCCCGCTGCTGAACCAGCGGTGGGTGCGAATTGCGCCGCACTGCAGCGATACGCTGCTGTTTCTCAGCGGTGCGGGATTAATGGCGATAACGCACTACCTGCCGTTCACAGAAGACGGCGCATGGCTGACTGAAAAGCTGTTTGGCGTTATCATTTACATCGCATTAGGTTTTATCGCGCTGGGCCGTCGTCGTCCGCGCAGCCAGCAGAGCCGCTTTATCGCGTTCCTGCTGGCGCTGGTGGTGTTGTTTATCATCATTCAACTCGCCATCACAAGAATACCGATACTGGGGTAG
- the sirB1 gene encoding invasion regulator SirB1: MGSLADFEFNKAPLCDGMVLISEQVRDDFPTRFVEEELQRLLRLAQEEIAPSWDQERQIERLLALFYEEWGFGASQGVYRLSDALWLDKVLVNRQGSAVSLGAILLWIAQRLGLPVVPVIFPTQMLLRADPETSEEMWLINPFNGETLDEHTLEVWLKGNIGPVAELFNEDLDEADNAEVIRKLLDTLKSALMEERQMELALRASEALLQFNPEDPYEIRDRGLIYAQLDCDHVALLDLSYFVEQCPEDPISEMIRAQINTISHKQITLH, from the coding sequence ATGGGGTCATTAGCGGATTTCGAATTTAACAAAGCGCCATTGTGTGATGGCATGGTCCTCATTTCTGAACAGGTCCGCGACGATTTTCCGACGCGTTTTGTCGAGGAAGAGCTGCAGCGGCTGCTGCGCCTCGCGCAGGAGGAGATTGCGCCTTCGTGGGACCAGGAACGCCAGATAGAACGCCTGCTGGCGCTGTTTTACGAGGAGTGGGGCTTTGGCGCCTCGCAGGGCGTTTATCGTCTATCCGACGCGCTATGGCTCGATAAAGTGCTGGTCAACCGCCAGGGTAGCGCGGTGTCGTTAGGGGCGATCCTGCTGTGGATCGCCCAGCGCCTGGGGCTGCCGGTGGTGCCGGTGATCTTCCCGACCCAGATGCTGCTGCGCGCGGACCCGGAAACCAGCGAAGAGATGTGGCTGATTAATCCGTTCAACGGCGAAACTCTCGACGAACATACTCTGGAGGTATGGCTGAAGGGCAACATCGGGCCGGTGGCGGAACTGTTTAATGAAGATCTCGACGAAGCGGATAACGCCGAGGTGATCCGCAAGCTGCTGGACACCCTGAAATCGGCGCTGATGGAAGAGCGGCAGATGGAGCTGGCCCTGCGCGCCAGCGAAGCGCTGCTGCAGTTTAACCCGGAAGATCCGTATGAGATCCGCGACCGCGGGCTGATATACGCCCAGCTGGATTGCGATCACGTGGCGCTGCTGGACCTGAGCTATTTTGTCGAGCAGTGTCCGGAGGATCCGATCAGCGAGATGATCCGCGCACAAATCAACACGATTTCGCACAAACAAATTACATTGCATTAG
- the kdsA gene encoding 3-deoxy-8-phosphooctulonate synthase has product MKQKVVSIGDINVANDLPFVLFGGMNVLESRDLAMRICEHYVTVTQKLGIPYVFKASFDKANRSSIHSYRGPGLEEGMKIFQELKQTFGVKIITDVHEASQAQPVADVVDVIQLPAFLARQTDLVEAMAKTGAVINVKKPQFVSPGQMGNIVDKFIEGGNDKVILCDRGANFGYDNLVVDMLGFGVMKKASNNSPVIFDVTHALQCRDPFGAASGGRRAQVSELARAGMAVGIAGLFIEAHPDPDHAKCDGPSALPLDKLEPFLKQMKAIDDLVKSFDELDTSK; this is encoded by the coding sequence ATGAAACAAAAAGTGGTTAGCATTGGTGATATCAACGTAGCGAACGACCTGCCGTTCGTGCTGTTCGGCGGGATGAACGTGCTGGAGTCACGCGATCTGGCGATGCGCATCTGCGAACATTACGTCACCGTTACGCAGAAGCTTGGCATCCCCTACGTCTTCAAAGCCTCCTTTGATAAAGCCAACCGTTCCTCCATTCACTCCTATCGTGGGCCGGGTCTGGAAGAAGGGATGAAGATTTTCCAGGAGCTGAAGCAGACCTTTGGCGTGAAAATCATCACCGACGTTCATGAAGCCAGCCAGGCGCAGCCGGTGGCTGACGTCGTGGACGTGATCCAGCTTCCCGCCTTCCTCGCGCGCCAGACTGACCTGGTGGAAGCGATGGCCAAAACCGGAGCGGTGATCAACGTCAAGAAACCGCAGTTCGTCAGCCCGGGCCAGATGGGTAACATCGTCGATAAATTCATCGAAGGTGGTAACGACAAAGTGATCCTCTGCGACCGCGGCGCGAACTTCGGTTACGACAACCTGGTGGTGGATATGCTCGGCTTCGGCGTGATGAAGAAAGCCTCCAACAACTCGCCGGTTATTTTCGACGTCACCCACGCGCTGCAGTGCCGCGACCCGTTTGGCGCTGCCTCCGGCGGTCGCCGCGCGCAGGTGAGCGAGCTGGCCCGCGCCGGTATGGCGGTGGGTATCGCCGGTCTGTTTATCGAAGCGCATCCGGATCCGGACCACGCGAAATGCGACGGCCCGTCCGCGCTGCCGCTGGATAAACTGGAGCCGTTCCTCAAGCAGATGAAAGCGATTGACGATCTGGTGAAAAGCTTCGACGAGCTGGATACCAGCAAGTAA
- the chaA gene encoding sodium-potassium/proton antiporter ChaA: MTHAHEAVKTRHKESSLVFPVLALAVLFFWGSSQSLPVVIAINILALVGILSSAFSVVRHADVLAHRLGEPYGSLILSLSVVILEVSLISALMATGDAAPTLMRDTLYSIIMIVTGGLVGFSLLLGGRKFATQYMNLFGIKQYLIALFPLAIIVLVFPMALPGANFSTGQSLLVAVISAAMYGVFLLIQTKTHQSLFVYEHEDDGDDDDPHHGKPSAHSSGWHTAWLLVHLVAVIAVTKMNANPLETLLTSMNAPVAFTGFLVALLILSPEGLGALKAVLNNQVQRAMNLFFGSVLATISLTVPVVTLIAFLTGNELRFGLGAPEMVVMVASLVLCHISFSTGRTNVLNGAAHLALFAAYLMTIFA; encoded by the coding sequence ATGACCCATGCACATGAGGCGGTAAAAACCCGCCATAAGGAGTCTTCCCTCGTCTTTCCGGTGCTGGCGCTGGCGGTGCTGTTTTTCTGGGGCAGCAGCCAGTCACTGCCAGTGGTTATCGCGATTAATATCCTCGCGCTGGTCGGTATTTTAAGCAGCGCCTTCAGCGTGGTCCGCCACGCCGACGTCCTCGCCCACCGCCTGGGCGAACCCTACGGCTCCCTGATTCTCAGCCTGTCGGTGGTTATCCTTGAGGTCAGTCTGATCTCCGCGTTGATGGCCACCGGCGACGCCGCGCCGACCCTGATGCGTGATACGCTCTACTCCATCATTATGATCGTCACCGGCGGTCTGGTCGGTTTCTCCCTGCTGCTGGGCGGGCGTAAATTCGCCACCCAATATATGAATCTGTTCGGCATTAAGCAGTATCTTATCGCCCTGTTTCCGCTGGCGATTATCGTGCTGGTGTTTCCCATGGCGCTGCCGGGCGCGAACTTCAGCACCGGGCAATCGCTGCTGGTGGCGGTGATTTCGGCGGCCATGTACGGCGTTTTCCTGCTTATTCAGACCAAAACCCATCAGAGTCTGTTTGTTTATGAGCATGAAGACGACGGCGATGATGACGACCCGCACCACGGTAAACCGTCCGCCCACAGCAGCGGGTGGCATACCGCCTGGCTGCTGGTGCACCTGGTGGCGGTGATCGCCGTCACTAAAATGAACGCCAACCCGTTGGAAACGCTGTTGACCAGCATGAATGCCCCGGTGGCCTTCACCGGCTTCCTCGTGGCCTTGCTGATCCTGTCGCCGGAAGGCCTTGGCGCGCTCAAAGCGGTGCTCAACAATCAGGTACAGCGGGCGATGAACCTGTTCTTCGGCTCCGTGCTGGCCACCATCTCGCTGACGGTCCCGGTGGTCACCCTCATCGCCTTCCTGACCGGCAATGAGCTGCGCTTTGGCCTTGGCGCGCCGGAGATGGTGGTGATGGTCGCCTCGCTGGTGCTGTGTCATATCTCCTTCTCCACCGGACGCACCAATGTGCTGAACGGCGCGGCCCATCTGGCGCTGTTCGCCGCCTACCTGATGACCATTTTCGCCTGA
- the chaB gene encoding putative cation transport regulator ChaB, producing the protein MPYNSKQELPDSVQHVLPAHAQEIYKEAFNSAWDQYKDKDERRDDASREETAHKVAWAAVKNSYEKGDDDKWHKKK; encoded by the coding sequence ATGCCCTATAACAGTAAACAAGAGCTCCCCGACAGCGTTCAGCATGTTCTGCCTGCCCATGCGCAGGAAATTTATAAAGAAGCGTTTAACAGCGCCTGGGATCAATATAAAGATAAAGACGAGCGGCGCGATGACGCCAGCCGTGAAGAGACGGCGCACAAAGTCGCCTGGGCGGCGGTTAAGAACAGTTACGAGAAAGGCGATGACGATAAGTGGCATAAGAAAAAATAA
- a CDS encoding gamma-glutamylcyclotransferase — MLTRDFLMNADCKTAFGAIEESLLWSAEQRAASLAATLACRPDDGSVWIFGYGSLIWNPALNYRESCTGTLPGWHRAFCLRLTAGRGSACQPGRMLALKEGGRTTGVAYRLPDDTLEEELTLLWKREMITGCYLPTWCKLELDDGRTVNALVFIMDPRHPLFEPDTSAQVIAPLIARASGPLGTNAQYLFSLEQALSKLGMHDASLDDLVASVRALLGESPTPGLA, encoded by the coding sequence GTGTTAACTCGTGATTTCTTGATGAATGCGGATTGTAAGACAGCGTTTGGCGCTATTGAGGAATCGCTACTCTGGTCGGCAGAACAACGCGCAGCCTCGCTGGCGGCGACGCTGGCCTGCCGCCCGGATGATGGCTCAGTATGGATCTTTGGCTACGGTTCGCTTATCTGGAACCCGGCGCTCAATTATCGCGAGTCCTGCACTGGCACGCTGCCGGGCTGGCACCGCGCGTTTTGCCTGCGGTTGACCGCCGGGCGCGGGAGCGCCTGCCAGCCGGGACGCATGCTGGCCCTGAAAGAGGGCGGTCGAACCACCGGCGTCGCTTATCGTCTGCCGGACGACACGCTGGAAGAAGAGCTGACGCTGCTGTGGAAACGGGAGATGATTACCGGCTGCTATCTGCCCACCTGGTGCAAGCTGGAGCTGGACGACGGGCGGACGGTAAATGCGCTGGTGTTTATTATGGATCCGCGTCATCCGCTGTTTGAGCCGGATACCAGCGCCCAGGTCATTGCTCCGCTGATCGCCCGGGCCAGCGGGCCGCTCGGCACCAACGCCCAGTACCTGTTTTCGCTGGAGCAGGCGTTGAGTAAGCTCGGGATGCACGACGCCAGTCTTGATGATCTGGTGGCCAGCGTCCGCGCGCTGTTGGGCGAGAGCCCGACGCCGGGCCTGGCCTGA
- a CDS encoding DUF1883 domain-containing protein, whose product MAMVKASLTLFGGDTLVVRCSERCHIHLMSAKVPGDSHADILSVQDRDSAYLTVPYSGTWNVLIDSHSQSLEHSISYVPA is encoded by the coding sequence ATGGCGATGGTAAAAGCAAGTTTGACGTTGTTTGGCGGTGACACGCTGGTGGTGCGGTGCTCAGAGCGCTGCCATATTCATCTGATGAGCGCAAAGGTTCCTGGCGACAGCCATGCGGATATTCTGAGCGTGCAGGATCGGGACAGCGCCTATCTGACGGTGCCCTACAGCGGCACCTGGAACGTGCTTATCGACAGTCACAGCCAGTCACTGGAGCACTCCATCAGCTACGTTCCGGCCTGA
- a CDS encoding DsrE/DsrF/TusD sulfur relay family protein, with the protein MQRIVIIANGAAYGSESLFNSLRLAIALREQQSDLDLKLFLMSDAVTAGLRGQKPAEGYNVQQMLEILTAQQVPVKLCKTCADGRGVSALPLVDGVEVGTLVELAQWTLAADKVLTF; encoded by the coding sequence ATGCAACGTATTGTGATTATCGCCAACGGCGCCGCCTACGGCAGTGAATCCCTGTTCAACAGCCTGCGCCTGGCCATTGCCCTGCGCGAACAGCAGTCCGACCTCGATCTCAAGCTGTTTTTGATGTCCGACGCCGTCACCGCCGGGCTGCGCGGGCAGAAGCCGGCGGAAGGGTATAATGTGCAGCAGATGCTGGAGATCCTCACCGCCCAGCAGGTTCCCGTGAAGCTGTGCAAGACCTGCGCGGACGGCCGCGGGGTCAGCGCACTGCCGCTGGTTGATGGGGTGGAGGTTGGCACTCTCGTTGAGCTGGCCCAGTGGACCTTGGCGGCAGATAAAGTGCTGACCTTCTAA
- the nasR gene encoding nitrate regulatory protein NasR (NasR is a transcription antiterminator and transcriptional regulator for the nasFEDCBA operon) produces the protein MNNTTGHADEATAWLQLARRLQKQQLQQLARLGELASQLSALVHMLQCERGASNIFLCSGGQLYAAECRAGGALVDERLALFYAALERARAVAGSALCWRIARAVGDLAQLPALREQVSRRQVAAEAATEQFSRIIRHLLNIVPQLNDSIDDPSVAGRMVALYSFMQGKELVGQERALGALGFTRGEFSDSLRQQLVDRIDGQQPCFDSFQALGSPATVQLFTTECQAGLDIEQLRRIACTRQPAADGGETALRWFGLQTQRLEQLREVEEQLIDDLLDATDALLEDDAPGWLAGEESDSVTPRLDKQLLPLVRQQAYELQQLSSQLASLKDALEERKLIEKAKSLLMTHQGMPEEQAWQTLRKMAMDKNQRMVEIARALLMVKAIWPLTPKE, from the coding sequence ATGAATAATACGACTGGTCACGCGGACGAGGCGACGGCCTGGCTGCAGCTGGCGCGCCGCCTGCAAAAACAACAGCTTCAGCAACTTGCCCGGCTGGGCGAGCTGGCAAGTCAGCTCAGCGCGCTGGTGCATATGCTGCAGTGCGAGCGCGGCGCGTCGAATATTTTTCTTTGCTCGGGCGGTCAGCTGTACGCGGCGGAGTGTCGGGCGGGTGGGGCGCTGGTTGATGAGCGGCTGGCCTTGTTCTATGCCGCCCTCGAACGGGCGCGCGCGGTCGCCGGCAGCGCGCTGTGCTGGCGCATCGCCCGGGCGGTCGGCGATCTGGCGCAGCTCCCGGCGCTGCGTGAGCAGGTCAGCCGCCGGCAGGTCGCCGCTGAAGCCGCGACGGAGCAGTTCAGCCGTATTATCCGCCATCTGCTGAATATCGTCCCGCAGCTCAATGACAGCATTGACGACCCGTCGGTAGCCGGGCGTATGGTCGCCCTGTACAGCTTTATGCAGGGAAAAGAGCTGGTGGGCCAGGAGCGCGCGCTGGGAGCATTGGGCTTTACCCGCGGTGAGTTCAGCGACAGCCTGCGCCAGCAGCTGGTGGACCGTATTGATGGTCAGCAGCCCTGCTTTGACAGCTTCCAGGCGCTGGGCAGTCCGGCGACGGTCCAGCTGTTTACGACCGAGTGCCAGGCCGGTCTGGACATCGAGCAACTGCGGCGGATCGCCTGCACCCGCCAGCCGGCGGCGGACGGCGGGGAAACGGCGCTGCGCTGGTTCGGCCTGCAAACCCAGCGGCTTGAGCAACTGCGCGAAGTGGAAGAGCAACTGATCGACGATCTGCTGGACGCCACCGACGCGCTGTTAGAAGACGACGCGCCTGGCTGGCTGGCCGGGGAGGAGAGCGACAGCGTGACGCCGCGGCTGGATAAACAGCTGCTGCCGCTGGTGCGCCAGCAGGCCTATGAGCTGCAACAGCTCTCCAGCCAGCTGGCTTCGCTGAAAGACGCGCTCGAGGAACGCAAGCTGATCGAAAAAGCGAAAAGCCTGCTGATGACTCATCAGGGGATGCCGGAGGAGCAGGCCTGGCAAACGCTGCGCAAGATGGCCATGGACAAGAATCAGCGGATGGTTGAGATAGCCCGCGCGCTGCTGATGGTGAAGGCGATCTGGCCATTAACCCCAAAGGAGTAG